From the genome of Bradyrhizobium elkanii USDA 76, one region includes:
- a CDS encoding ligase-associated DNA damage response DEXH box helicase, translated as MSTLDLFSVPPSETADLLPRRFRDWFASRGWSPREHQLALLAKAREQRSALLIAPTGAGKTLAGFLPTLVELSGEGQDRAGKLVPHPRSPPPPLRRRSTSEGWRERGTPLAPNDTAYPSPQPSPARGEGALAASATEPRKNLISTGRGVRRSGGLHTLYISPLKALAVDIARNLETPVAEMGLPIRIETRTGDTPVSRRQRQRRYPPDILLTTPEQLALLLASDDAPFLFSSLKRIVLDELHALVTSKRGDLLSLGLARLWTIAPQMRAIGLSATVAEPEQLARFLVPQPGGENASADVVTAGGAAPPVVEMLDTRERLPWSGHSARHALPEVYELIKRNKTTLVFVNTRSQAEMLFQDLWRMNDDGLAIALHHGSLDVAQRRKVEDAMAAGRLRGVVCTSSLDLGVDWGDVDLVINIGAPKGSSRLMQRIGRANHRFDEASRAVLVPANRFEVLECRVAIDAIAENAQDTPPLRSGALDVLAQHVLGCACGKPFLSDELYDEVRTAAPYASLARTDFDDVVDFVATGGYALKTYERFARIKQDKQGRWRVTNPKVRQSYRLNVGTIVEETMLKVRLVRSRAGGQGKSGGSTGAIARGGRMLGEIEEVFIEGLVPGDTFVFGGEVVRYEALVEDQVYVSRANDKDAKVPSYMGGKFPLSTYLAERVRKLLDNSRAWNALPDQVHDWLSLQRKFSRVPAARELLVETFPRGGSHYLVCYPFEGRLAHQTLGMLLTRRLERARARPLGFVANEYALAVWGVGDLSFMIRHGKLDLNALFDPDMLGDDLEAWLAESALMKRTFRNCAIISGLIARRFTDEEKSRRQVLFSTDLIYDVLRKHQADHVLLRAARGDAATGLLDLRRLSDMLSRIDGRITHEDLDHVSPLAVPALLEIGRESVYGEASDELLAEAAEELVREATT; from the coding sequence GTGTCGACGCTCGATCTCTTCTCCGTTCCGCCGTCGGAAACGGCCGATCTCCTGCCGCGCCGGTTTCGCGACTGGTTTGCCTCACGCGGCTGGTCGCCGCGCGAGCATCAGCTCGCGCTGCTGGCGAAAGCGCGCGAGCAACGCTCGGCGCTGCTGATCGCACCCACCGGAGCGGGCAAGACGCTGGCGGGGTTCTTGCCGACACTGGTGGAGTTGAGTGGAGAGGGGCAGGACAGAGCCGGAAAGCTTGTGCCGCACCCTCGATCGCCACCTCCCCCCTTGCGGAGGAGGTCGACGTCCGAAGGATGGCGGGAGAGGGGTACGCCGCTTGCTCCGAACGATACGGCTTACCCCTCTCCCCAACCCTCCCCCGCAAGGGGGGAGGGAGCCCTGGCAGCGAGCGCTACGGAGCCAAGAAAGAACCTCATCTCCACCGGTCGCGGCGTTCGCCGCAGCGGCGGGCTGCACACGCTCTACATCTCGCCGCTGAAAGCGCTCGCGGTCGACATCGCGCGCAATCTGGAGACGCCGGTCGCCGAGATGGGGCTGCCGATCAGGATCGAGACCCGCACCGGCGACACGCCGGTGTCGCGGCGGCAGCGGCAGCGGCGCTATCCGCCGGACATCCTGCTCACCACGCCGGAGCAGTTGGCGCTGCTGCTGGCCTCCGACGACGCGCCGTTCCTGTTCTCTTCGCTGAAGCGCATCGTGCTCGACGAGCTGCATGCGCTCGTCACCTCCAAGCGCGGCGATCTGCTGTCGCTCGGTCTTGCGCGGCTCTGGACCATCGCGCCGCAGATGCGTGCCATTGGCCTCTCGGCGACGGTCGCCGAGCCCGAACAACTCGCGCGTTTCCTGGTGCCGCAGCCGGGCGGCGAAAACGCGTCCGCCGACGTCGTCACCGCCGGCGGCGCCGCGCCGCCGGTGGTCGAGATGCTCGACACGCGCGAGCGGCTGCCGTGGTCCGGCCACAGCGCGCGCCACGCGCTGCCCGAGGTCTACGAACTGATCAAGCGCAACAAGACCACGCTGGTGTTCGTCAACACCCGCAGCCAGGCCGAGATGCTGTTTCAGGATCTCTGGCGCATGAATGATGACGGGCTGGCGATCGCGCTGCATCACGGCTCGCTTGACGTCGCGCAGCGCCGCAAGGTCGAGGACGCGATGGCCGCCGGAAGGCTGCGCGGCGTGGTCTGCACCTCCTCGCTCGATCTCGGTGTCGACTGGGGCGATGTCGACCTCGTCATCAATATCGGCGCGCCGAAAGGCTCCTCGCGGCTGATGCAGCGGATCGGCCGCGCCAACCACCGCTTCGACGAGGCCTCGCGCGCCGTGCTGGTGCCGGCCAACCGCTTCGAGGTGCTGGAGTGCCGTGTCGCGATCGACGCCATCGCGGAGAATGCGCAGGACACGCCGCCGCTGCGCTCGGGCGCGCTCGATGTGCTGGCCCAGCACGTGCTCGGCTGCGCCTGCGGCAAGCCGTTCCTGTCCGATGAACTCTATGATGAGGTCAGGACCGCAGCGCCCTATGCATCGCTCGCACGCACCGATTTCGACGATGTCGTCGATTTCGTCGCCACCGGCGGCTACGCGCTGAAGACCTATGAGCGTTTCGCGCGCATCAAGCAGGACAAGCAGGGCCGCTGGCGCGTCACCAATCCGAAGGTGCGGCAGAGCTATCGCCTCAACGTCGGCACCATCGTCGAGGAGACCATGCTGAAGGTGCGGCTGGTGCGCTCGCGCGCCGGCGGCCAGGGGAAAAGCGGCGGTTCGACCGGCGCGATCGCCCGCGGCGGCCGGATGCTCGGCGAGATCGAGGAGGTCTTCATCGAGGGTCTCGTGCCGGGCGACACTTTTGTCTTTGGCGGCGAGGTGGTGCGCTACGAGGCCTTGGTTGAAGATCAGGTCTATGTCTCCCGCGCCAATGATAAGGATGCAAAAGTGCCGTCCTACATGGGCGGCAAGTTTCCGCTGTCGACCTATCTCGCCGAACGCGTCCGCAAATTGCTCGACAACAGCCGTGCCTGGAACGCGCTGCCGGACCAGGTGCACGACTGGCTGTCGTTGCAGCGAAAATTCTCGCGTGTGCCTGCGGCGCGCGAGCTCTTGGTCGAGACCTTTCCGCGCGGCGGCAGCCATTATCTGGTCTGCTATCCCTTCGAGGGCCGGCTCGCGCATCAGACGCTCGGCATGCTGCTGACGCGCCGGCTGGAGCGCGCCCGCGCCCGTCCGCTTGGCTTCGTCGCCAACGAGTATGCGCTCGCGGTCTGGGGCGTCGGCGATCTCTCCTTCATGATCCGGCACGGCAAGCTCGACCTCAACGCGCTGTTCGATCCCGACATGCTCGGCGACGATCTCGAGGCATGGCTCGCGGAATCCGCGCTGATGAAACGCACCTTCCGCAACTGCGCCATCATCTCCGGGCTGATTGCGCGCCGCTTCACCGACGAGGAGAAGTCGCGTCGCCAGGTGCTGTTCTCGACCGACCTGATCTATGACGTTTTGCGAAAACATCAGGCCGATCACGTGCTGCTGCGCGCCGCGCGCGGCGATGCCGCCACGGGATTGCTCGATCTTCGCCGCCTCAGCGACATGCTTTCGCGCATCGACGGCCGAATCACCCACGAGGACCTCGACCACGTTTCTCCGCTTGCCGTCCCCGCGCTGCTGGAAATCGGCCGCGAGTCAGTTTATGGCGAAGCATCCGACGAGCTCCTGGCCGAGGCGGCCGAGGAACTCGTGCGGGAGGCGACGACGTAA
- the pdeM gene encoding ligase-associated DNA damage response endonuclease PdeM has product MRVSRVTVADVGFVADFSGALFWEAQSLLVVSDLHLEKGSSFASRGVLLPPYDTVATLSRLAAVIARHDPRQVIALGDSFHDRDAHARLSEPDREALAALQLRRNWIWISGNHDPALPSDLGGVVATEVAIGPIAFRHEPTGAAGEIAGHLHPKARVPTRGRSIERRCFASDGERAVMPAFGAYTGGLSIRDAAFTRIFGSPGFMAHVLGDNRVHAFVASRCY; this is encoded by the coding sequence ATGCGCGTTTCGAGGGTCACGGTGGCGGATGTCGGCTTCGTGGCCGATTTCTCCGGCGCGCTGTTTTGGGAAGCGCAGAGCCTGCTGGTGGTATCCGACCTGCATCTGGAAAAGGGCTCGAGCTTCGCCAGCCGCGGCGTGCTGCTGCCGCCCTACGACACGGTCGCGACACTGAGCCGGCTCGCCGCTGTGATCGCGCGGCACGATCCACGGCAGGTGATCGCGCTCGGCGACAGCTTTCACGATCGCGATGCGCATGCGCGGCTGTCGGAGCCGGATCGCGAGGCGCTCGCGGCGCTGCAGCTGCGGCGCAACTGGATCTGGATCTCGGGTAACCACGATCCGGCGCTGCCGTCCGATCTCGGCGGCGTGGTCGCAACCGAGGTCGCGATCGGGCCGATCGCGTTCCGCCATGAGCCGACCGGCGCGGCCGGCGAGATCGCCGGCCATCTGCACCCGAAGGCCCGCGTGCCGACCCGCGGCCGCTCGATCGAGCGCCGTTGTTTCGCTTCCGATGGCGAGCGTGCGGTGATGCCGGCCTTCGGCGCCTACACCGGCGGCTTGAGCATCCGCGACGCCGCATTCACACGGATTTTCGGATCGCCCGGCTTCATGGCCCATGTGCTCGGCGACAACCGCGTCCACGCGTTCGTGGCGTCGCGGTGTTATTGA
- a CDS encoding LysR family transcriptional regulator: MLDLELLRSFVSVVDAGGFTRAGERVHRTQSTVSQQIKRLEEDVGQPLLIRSGKDVSPTEAGERLLTYARRLLSLAEEARDVLSRPGSEGAIRIGITEDFAAYRLTKLLATFARSHPNLRLDVRSGQSLFLYRDLERGELDLALIKRAANEKGGIAVWPERVHWVTSKSHPRDTTAGSVPLIGFASGCLYRARAIHALESAGRNWHMAYTSSSLAGIQAAVAAGLGLSILSEMSIQAEHRVLTAKDGFAPIDRTEVALVAAPEASPATLRLADRLAEYCESVQAKAA, encoded by the coding sequence ATGCTCGACCTGGAGCTGTTGCGCAGTTTCGTCTCGGTGGTCGATGCCGGCGGCTTCACCCGCGCCGGAGAGCGTGTCCACCGCACGCAGTCGACGGTGAGCCAGCAGATCAAGCGCCTGGAGGAGGATGTCGGCCAGCCGCTCTTGATCCGCAGCGGCAAGGATGTCAGCCCGACGGAAGCCGGCGAGCGGTTGTTGACCTACGCACGGCGGCTATTGTCACTCGCCGAAGAAGCCCGCGACGTGCTCTCGCGGCCTGGCAGCGAAGGCGCGATCCGGATCGGCATCACCGAGGATTTTGCCGCCTATCGGCTGACAAAGCTGCTCGCCACTTTCGCGCGCAGCCATCCGAACTTGCGGCTCGACGTGCGCTCCGGCCAGAGCCTGTTCCTGTACCGCGATCTTGAACGCGGCGAACTCGATCTCGCGCTGATCAAGCGCGCCGCCAATGAGAAGGGCGGCATCGCGGTGTGGCCTGAACGCGTGCATTGGGTCACCAGCAAGAGCCACCCGCGCGATACGACGGCCGGCTCGGTTCCGCTGATCGGCTTCGCCTCGGGCTGTCTCTACCGCGCCCGCGCCATCCATGCGCTGGAAAGCGCCGGCCGCAACTGGCACATGGCCTACACCTCCTCCAGCCTCGCCGGCATCCAGGCCGCGGTCGCCGCGGGCCTCGGGCTCAGCATCCTGTCGGAAATGTCGATCCAGGCGGAGCATCGCGTGCTGACCGCAAAGGACGGCTTTGCGCCGATCGATCGCACCGAGGTCGCCCTCGTCGCCGCCCCCGAAGCCAGCCCGGCAACACTGCGGCTGGCGGACAGGCTGGCGGAGTACTGCGAGAGCGTGCAGGCGAAGGCGGCTTAG